The DNA region GTTTGTTGTGTCCTGTTAAATAGTGCGAGACTTTTATTGAGACCAGCGAGGTTTGTAACACGCTGCGATACATTAACGATTTTGCATGTTgtgtatgattttatttttagatacttaaaatattgattatccaGCCGAGATGTGTGATTTTCCGACGTTCAAATAAATGGAAACATTGCAAATGTGTTGTTAGGATTGTAGGATGCTGAGAATTAACTGAGCAAAATTTTACACATGCATTTTTGGATTGACAAAAGGAGCCAAGGATGTGGATTTAACGGAAGATATTTAGTGCCACCATCCCTATctggtaattttaaaaactcttatttaattttactaaatattatcatgcgaataatataattaaaggggcgtaatttattaaattaaatatgtataaatgtaCAGATAGCCTTCCTTAGGACGACATAAACAATCAAAAGAGACTtcaatattatgttaattcaagactattttaaaatgtgccagttttaaatttctttcagtgcaaaatgcacaaaaatgtaattatatagaatattatacTATTATACTATGTCAATTTTTGACTCAAATTGGTTTAAACatcaaagtttttaaaaattcatatttctttattttgaaaaacaacttaaaaatataggtTAGGTGatactttacattttaatatctacaatattattattacattattatattattgtagtatttgtaataattatattttaaaaattagatatttcaagTAGAGTACAACTTTACAAAGAAAATCTACAAATCTAATTAAGTCCAAATAcactaatttgtatatttcttcTTAAGAGCAAATAACTAcacaaaaaatctaataagaattaaatacaCCTATTATTATGAGCCTgaactttttacaataaaatataataaaggtatctaataattattattagaagtaatttatatttgtaataattatatttaaaaagaaataaaatttcaagtgtATAATACAACAACAAAGAAAATTCACAAATCTAATAATGtctaaatatactaatttatagttttctcATTCAAactatatttctaaaataaacataaatagtgTATATTGCTTCAGTTTGTAAAGTGCAATGATggtgaaaatttaatgaaattattagacATTGAAgaacgaattaaaaataaatctaaattaatataatattcaattttaaaaattaaattttcctaattaataCTTGTGATTGTTAACCAAATAACTACACAAAAAatctaacaaaaattaaatatatctttttataGTCCTTGGTTTTAGAAACTTTCATAATGTGCTTGaactttgtaaaataaaataaaatataataaaggtaGTGTAGTATGtacttacaatttaaaatatatgacagAAAtagaaatcttaaattaacttaacaaaaacagaataataaatgtgtatttgtaAAAgtcgttaataaaaatattgatttaacaaaaattacagGAACAATGTTATCGacctgaaaaatttaaaactaatatttttcagacagttcgtttatttttcatcTATGTATACACAcgtgttttattgtttgttctgAAGCGTTTATATATGAATTCTTTCAACTTAATTCGAATAGTTGTTGTTCGTACTTTTGACGCGAACAATTCAGCTGATGTTTTTTTGCATGGAATTACTCTATTTTCCATTCTTTCATTCTATATAGTCtggtaagttttatatttattgcaattttaatttttttacttgatcTGTGGGTGTAGACAAGTCTAGTATTGTCTAGttagaaaaaaagttttaaattcctTTGAAAGACTTGAGTAATGAGAAATGAGTtatgagaaatttaaaaaattaataaattttcccaAACGAAATATGTTaacttaaatagtttattttactgAATACATAGTTGATACGtattcttattataataattttctatataaaccAACTAATTAATCGTTTCGTatgaatttacattaatattatattatttattaattactgacTTCTTGACcaaagaatatataattttacctaAAATTAAACGATTAAAGTAATAACGCTTCTATGAAAAGTCATTATAGATTTTAGTTACTTACGACGTTGAATGAATCATTCACGACGTCAACCATTTCGTACCCACACATCACAGACCACACATAAGTACGGATGAAGtgcaatatatataattattgagcCCTTACACACAGAACAATAAGGTTCCTAGTATCAATTTGTAACGcttataataaaactacataaaactgtataaattatgaaggatataacttatatttataaagactTTTGCTCTGCTGTTATTAAGTgaaatttcatttgaaaaaggtttcaaaactattaaaacacAAGATAAGGTATAAACTgagcaaaaaaaataaatcaaagtgattattaattgtataatagtGGTGTTAAGTTTGCCATTAATTGTTTTAGGGTGCGGTAGACATCAGAGAGTGTTGTGTTTTTATCCAAAACCGATGGTAACTCCAGTTCATCGATTTCAGTCCATCGAAAGTGTGGCAAACAATGGATTGCGTTCGACAAGAGCCCCAGTCTACTCACCCAGGTTGCCCTATCCACAACCAAACCACTGCAAGTTAGTATCACgatccaataattaaattatttcctctAAAATGATAGATTTgtggtaaataaatatgacattGATAAACGCGATAAAAACTAACAAACTCAATTTTCacgacaaaaacaaattttaatcatatgcAGCACTATCTAAAATTACACACTGACTAATAAGCTTTTTATTAACTGCAATtaacctttatttattatggtaTTAGATACATTTTGATGTGGAAAACAAAAGGATTTTTGTATGAAACCTCACGCAACCGTATTCGAGATCCGATCAAAAGATAACGGATTCGCAGTTACAcaagttgattaaaaaaatatcgtaATTAACGCCGGATAAAGTACCCAGTTACGTTATTAACCGGACACAAATTGATAAGCAATGGATAGATTCCTTATTCGGTACGTTATATAAATTCTTCTATTTGGGGCTTGATTTCTGTTGTGCTATACATTTTCTGGTTTTTATTAATGCCACATCGTTGCAAATAGTCGTGCAaactatgtatttatttacttactgATGTCAGATTTGCatatgtagtttatttttgatacgataataaaacaaatattcaaattacgtgtttaattttaataattaattaataatattggtgTGTTTCAGTGGATCGACAAGTAACGTTCGATCCCCAAACGTCGGCAGATCGTTGGAAATGATCACTAACCAGAACCAGACTACGACGCCGAGACGGCTGCGCAGGCCGACTAGCAAATATAAATGTGGCATGTGGATATCCTTCGCCATGTTCTTTCTCTTCTTTGCCGGCTTCAAGTATTACATGAATGGTGTAAGTATCGTCATGCAAAATCAtcttttgataaaaaacaGTCAATTCGTTGAGTTGGAATGAACCCCAATAaagtgtttctttttaaaatgtgataaataacaaatcgttttttctttactttttattttataacaatgttACTAgactatttttactttattacaatcacattttatattgtaacacTAAGATAAgtttttctgaaataataacACTGATTGAAACtgattgaaaattaaactttcagCAGGTAAACATCGGTGTAGAAGCGGTggtgttttgtttgtttttggtCCTCTTGCTGGTTGTAGGAGGATTTATATCATTGTTCGAAGCGATCTCAAAATGTTCAACGACAGATTCGCCGCCGGGTGATCTAACTTCTAGCCAGCCCGAAGAACAggtaacttattatttagtatcagTATTAGATAGTACCCTATACACAACGTAATTAGTTAgctaacaattaaaattatcagttcCAATTACATATgtgtatttttacaaattttaatttagacttCGTCGGAAGATGCCAATAATCCGCAGGGCAACGGGTCGTCGAATGCGTCGGAGCTGCCGCCACCTCCTTATCACATAGCCGTGATGCTGTCGCCACAAAACGAGCTGGAAACTATCCAAGTGATCAGGGATTCGCCGCCGCCGTCGTATGAAAAGGCCGTCACTTAAGTATCCTTTACCAATTGGCTGTCTGTTGTTGCGTTATCTAATTTTCGAAGCACGAAACGAGATCAAATTAAGCGTTGTTCGTTGCGGTGTTAATTGTTGGGTAGTTGAtagtaaaaagaataaaagatTGAAGAATCACTGGTTAACGTTACAGTTAAAACTGttgaacagttaaaatataattattatcttaacttaatacttatttatataataatgttgATACTTATATCagcattttattgtattttatttaaaaaaacatatttaatgattatttttaattcacaaataagttttattttaattttatggactgaataataattaagtttgtttgtttcatttgAAGTTGTAAGAACAAAACTCATTTTAGGTGGGAGGTATTCtactaataatacaaaaacagcacgtttagtttaataaaataactcttACCTAAAGTTGAATCTAGTCAtacgtattaaataattgaggcAACGTTCAACGCTTTTTTTCGAACACGAAATTAATGATACGACGTTTCCAGTTTCTTCCAGTAGTTGAACATTTCTATTAttgcttaaataaaattgatattatttaaaattaaaaacttttgatatgtgtatttcaatttaatcttGACCATTTTAAGGTCcactataataaacaaatttatcgcTAAAAATCTATATTGGACAGTATGGactgattatatttataaacgtaAACGTTGGTGATCCccgaaagaattatttttaataacgactgatttaaaatgtttaaatggaTTATAGCAATTTCCGTTTAATGTACATTCCTAATAAAACCATTCTCATTTTATTGTGtacatacatttttgtttcgaGCTTTCCGTgagtgtatttaattttaaatttttactcatATACTGTAGGTATTATAACAATGAGAACAGCTTTTACCttcataaaaagttaatagtatGAGCATTTGCCTATTTTTTAGTATCTACATATATCAGTGGTGTGCCCTTCccgaaaaatttgtaatattctgAAACAGggattttgaaaattactgaATTTATGTGTAATCAAATGCCAAAAACGATTTTATATCTTGAAACCAGGAGAAGTTTTTTATGATATCCGTCTATTTATACAGTCATATATCTTTACATATAGATTTAtcgcataattttatatatagagtACGTATTAGTTGATTTAATACCAAAGGAAATTTATTCCTGACCAAAAGTAAGTGTTAAACCAACTGAGATGCGGGCGTCGTCATTAAACTGTATCTATAAACATTATTGCAACAGTCATGTtgcattttacaatttgtttaatgatGATAAAcgtatattaatgtaatgtgccataaaaaatattcagaacaATACTGAGTGGGTGAAATATTGCAATTTCAAAGTTGACAtatgttttaacaaaaacattcCAGAACTGCTTATGGTCtcacaaaaatattctgtGTCTTATTACTGCCGAGTGTAAACACAATCAGCTGTTTTTAGTGATTCAGTACACAgtgtaaacaattttagtgTCTGTTAGTGACAGACTTTTACATACGCACACCGTTTCCCGTTGTATAATCAGTATTGTTCTAGAGGTCCCGACTacacatttttacataatttttataaaggatattttgtaatgtacaatttttacgGTAGCAACTCTGATGTAAAGGTGAAAAACTGTATGTTTCGCCTCCATGATAatgatatacatatttttttatatttgttgttttagtaattttgtaaaatcgaCAAGGACAGAACctacatatttttgttatatgacAGATATCTGAAGAAACTGTGGCCAAAGAACAACAAAGAGTTATTCTGTCCTTTTTCTATTTTCCATAAACCAGAaacttaatttgtaattaatagtgtagctttaaaatttgtgataattttcttagttttttaattaagtgcaATATGTTTGTAAGACAATCATTATTGTTTCTTcgatatgtttttatattctccttcattttaagttttgtaaattattttgtttttgaatgtGTAATgagatatatttcaatatttgtacTACATACGTTAAATAAAGGGTTTAAATCATTTTGCAACTCATTCTTATCCTTATTCTATTATTGATCGTTATAGTTTTACAAGgcatgttaaaaaatagtgaTTCTCTCGTACCGTACTATGCGCTGTGTGTAGTGCGCATTCACGCTGACCTTTCCTGCTCGTATCAGTGTTCCTTTTCCAACGTCCCTCGTAAAACTGTATCGATCTGTACATCCTACAATgggaaaatacaattaattgagTTTATTCACAggttataaatacatatcttttattacaatcacatttattaaatattacaaacaccttatacaaaaataaacatttaataaataacaataaatgcaCAACATTTAGATTATTAcagttactttaaattaactttgctAAAATATGATAGGTTATAGTAaagaatacaaaatataaaactacatCCTTCATCAATTTCACAAACCTAGCAAACATACGTAAAtatgtatgaataaatttacttctGGTGCCTGCTAATATAAATCtctgaaaatttgaaacagtAGGTGGAGGGCTGTATATCACTTCAATTAATTCATAGCCTAATAATggaataaatatcttatttaggTATAATGATTCTACATCAAAAGATAA from Aethina tumida isolate Nest 87 chromosome 1, icAetTumi1.1, whole genome shotgun sequence includes:
- the LOC109600626 gene encoding uncharacterized protein LOC109600626 isoform X1, whose protein sequence is MHFWIDKRSQGCGFNGRYLVPPSLSGCGRHQRVLCFYPKPMVTPVHRFQSIESVANNGLRSTRAPVYSPRLPYPQPNHCNGSTSNVRSPNVGRSLEMITNQNQTTTPRRLRRPTSKYKCGMWISFAMFFLFFAGFKYYMNGQVNIGVEAVVFCLFLVLLLVVGGFISLFEAISKCSTTDSPPGDLTSSQPEEQTSSEDANNPQGNGSSNASELPPPPYHIAVMLSPQNELETIQVIRDSPPPSYEKAVT
- the LOC109600626 gene encoding uncharacterized protein LOC109600626 isoform X2; the encoded protein is MVTPVHRFQSIESVANNGLRSTRAPVYSPRLPYPQPNHCNGSTSNVRSPNVGRSLEMITNQNQTTTPRRLRRPTSKYKCGMWISFAMFFLFFAGFKYYMNGQVNIGVEAVVFCLFLVLLLVVGGFISLFEAISKCSTTDSPPGDLTSSQPEEQTSSEDANNPQGNGSSNASELPPPPYHIAVMLSPQNELETIQVIRDSPPPSYEKAVT